Proteins co-encoded in one Papaver somniferum cultivar HN1 chromosome 5, ASM357369v1, whole genome shotgun sequence genomic window:
- the LOC113280814 gene encoding uncharacterized protein LOC113280814: MTKIKDKFWEYAEKLNNRFKCKYCKRDFPGGVARVKSHLSGIKGRDIAVCAQVPEEVQASAVIAVGEAGVNVSGTKRAKSSSGSVGESIVSVCEEPRLQQTSIPAMLSKKDKDAVDMKVALCFFLNNIAFNVIQTTGFIEMIKAVSEYGIGYSLPSYSTLRTKLVVNTKADVERYVNEVKESWSLTGCTIMSDIWTDMKKRSFINVIAYSPKGAVFLKSVERSGESNTGLFIREVLLPVIEEIGAENVVQIVTDNASNYGLACNLIMEEYPHIIKSKCAAHGVQLLFEDIYDSVDWVKDIFLKARKIYDHFYRHIILLDLMREHTKKDLRKYSKTRFASHFLMLQSILDVEDGLRNLVASVEYRNMLYSKRAVADIVKELIQGTPFWEDGKELISAMEPLVKVLRLVDGDGSTSGYIYEATDRARKAIKKRCEEDPVKYMHIWELFEFRVKSNLLHEVHAAAMYLNPPFMFDGKISYTNEAVQAALSYIYDKLIDTTERTKFSQELLLYNGKHPKIFTSISIDQISNCHPRVWWEANGGSVPILRKVAIRLLSQPCSASACERNWSSFDAAQTKKRNRLAPQMLEDLVYIRMNSLMLKNSVNFELKDRDPINLENLAEWDTELVDGNLDEAIDEGFVADAQSDLNVAWMDRMCSSIGTSSRMNYRHQ, translated from the exons ATGACGAAGATAAAAGATAAATTTTGGGAATATGCCGAGAAATTGAATAACCGTTTCAAATGTAAGTACTGCAAAAGAGATTTTCCTGGAGGAGTAGCAAGAGTGAAGTCTCATTTATCAGGTATTAAAGGCCGTGACATTGCTGTTTGTGCACAAGTACCTGAGGAAGTACAAGCATCTGCTGTTATTGCAGTTGGGGAGGCCGGTGTTAATGTTAGTGGGACTAAAAGAGCTAAATCATCTAGTGGGAGTGTTGGGGAGAGCATTGTTAGTGTCTGTGAAGAACCAAGATTGCAACAAACTTCAATACCTGCAATGCTCAGCAAAAAGGATAAAGATGCGGTGGACATGAAAGTAGCTCTTTGTTTCTTTTTGAATAACATTGCTTTTAATGTTATACAGACAACAGGGTTTATTGAGATGATTAAGGCTGTTTCAGAATATGGTATTGGATATTCATTACCTAGTTATTCTACTCTGCGAACTAAGTTGGTTGTCAATACTAAAGCAGATGTGGAACGTTATGTAAATGAAGTCAAAGAATCTTGGAGTTTAACTGGATGCACCATCATGTCAGACATATGGACAGATATGAAAAAACGGTCGTTTATAAATGTGATTGCTTACTCACCAAAAGGGGCAGTATTCTTAAAATCAGTTGAAAGATCCGGAGAGTCGAACACAGGTTTATTTATAAGGGAGGTACTTTTACCAGTTATTGAAGAGAttggtgctgaaaatgtagtgcAAATTGTGACCGACAATGCTTCAAACTATGGACTTGCTTGTAACCTGATCATGGAAGAGTATCCCCACATAATCAAATCAAAGTGTGCTGCTCATGGAGTTCAATTGCTGTTTGAGGATATATATGATTCTGTTGATTGGGTTAAAGATATTTTTCTCAAAGCAAGaaagatatatgaccatttctatAGGCATATCATTCTTTTGGACTTAATGAGAGAGCATACCAAGAAAGATTTGAGAAagtattctaaaaccaggtttgCGTCTCACTTTCTTATGCTTCAATCTATTTTagatgttgaagatggtttgagAAACTTGGTCGCATCGGTTGAATATAGAAACATGTTGTACAGCAAAAGAGCTGTTGCTGACATAGTCAAAGAGCTTATACAAGGAACACCATTTTGGGAGGATGGGAAAGAGCTAATTTCAGCAATGGAGCCATTGGTAAAGGTATTACGGTTAGTCGACGGTGATGGGTCAACTTCAGGCTACATTTATGAAGCAACAGATAGAGCACGAAAGGCAATTAAAAAACGATGTGAAGAGGATCCTGTTAAGTATATGCATATATGGGAATTGTTTGAATTCAGAGTGAAATCTAACCTGCTTCATGAGGTTCATGCTGCTGCCATGTATTTGAACCCTCCTTTCATGTTTGATGGAAAGATTTCATATACTAATGAAGCTGTGCAAGCTGCCTTGTCATATATTTATGACAAACTGATTGATACCACTGAAAGAACCAAGTTTTCGCAAGAGCTTTTActctataatggaaaacatccAAAGATCTTTACAAGCATCTCAATAGATCAAATCAGTAATTGTCATccaa GGGTGTGGTGGGAAGCAAATGGAGGCTCTGTTCCTATACTAAGAAAGGTTGCCATTCGTTTGTTAAGTCAGCCGTGTAGTGCTTCAGCATGTGAACGTAACTGGAGTTCTTTCGATGCCGCACAAACAAAAAAGAGAAACAGATTGGCTCCACAGATGTTGGAAGATCTGGTGTACATAAGGATGAACTCGTTAATGCTGAAAAATTCCGTGAACTTTGAGTTAAAAGATAGAGACCCAATTAATCTTGAAAATCTTGCAGAGTGGGACACTGAACTTGTTGATGGCAATCTGGATGAAGCTATTGATGAAGGTTTTGTAGCCGATGCTCAAAGTGACCTGAATGTTGCTTGGATGGATAGAATGTGTAGCAGCATTGGGACATCTTCGAGAATGAATTATCGTCATCAGTAG